The genomic DNA ACAGTAGATCTGATTCAACTGGGGAAGGGGAAAGAtcaatgggggagggggggggggctatataggtatgtgccgctgtgaagggtatggttttcaaacagttcACTCTTGGATGGGGTATATAGATCAGAGTGTTTgagtctagaatagggtatcatttttcaggaaactgatcagttggttaaagattttatctagactagggattgtggtataaggttttgttttggctagactgtgctagtgacctcagtagtttctggaaaacagctactctaggataggagggatttggggagtttactctagtatagggtagcaaaatgcTGCTGAACtcgctctggtataggttaagggttccagggtcccagcggcacataaCCACCcggaaattcctaaagtacccccccccccccctatgtAGGTATGGGCTGTTTGAGAAAGTTTTGTCGTGAACTCCTCAGGAGAAGAAGTGCTTGtctatgaaagaaaaaagaagtgaaaagaaagaaaaggttcTGTTTAATGACTGTCTTAAATTTGGGGTAAAATAAAGTCTCTGCATGGTCGTACCTTACAAGACTTTCTTACTGAAGAGACAATCTCTAAACAGGCAAATGCATCTTTAATTAACGTACACGTTACTCCAGGAAAAATGAAGAACTTGGTCAGTAGGCTTCATGTACTGCAAGTTAGCGCTACAATATAAAGCAGTATTTCAACCCTCCCCATAGCAATAAGCGGCATGTGTATTTTTTTGGCGGTCCAAGGTTAggtaagggacttgtcagaaattagcagggggggagggggggtgggaattttaaatttgggttcggaaattaGGTGACCCACCCCTGCAatgcgagtgaaatttgctaaccctccccttgagcttggtctaaaatatcatgaccctccccaccttacacaattgaaagaaaaatgaaaaaaagccAGGGCAAAAGAATGGAAGTTAACTGCAAAAGAGCTACTGAAACCATATTACACCTCAGCAAGAATCGCATGATGTAACAGAGCCTATTGGCCCGTTATTTCTTCATTATGAAGGAATAAGTGGGCTCCTCAAAACGCAAAGACCATATACCCAATACACCTTTGAGAAGGGTTGTTCACCAATGAATCACAGGACATTATCAAGCAATATCTACGCTTCAACTGAAATgaaaatcatgatgatgatgaaagtgattttatcaaagcgaagctaataaaataagataaaataaacaaaataaaatgctgatgaaaaaaaaagatgtaaatgatgatgatcaagatGCTCACAGCAGCACTGATAGTGATGCTGAAGACAGGAATGAAAAGGATAGCCAAAACTATAATaacattaacaacaacattattcatTATTGCAATAAGACTGTATAGCATTGttataaatgaaaagtagatgTTTGTTAAATACTTCACGGTTTATATCCATAATATTCCGTGTTGCTCTTTTTTTTACCATTAaagaactttctttttcttctgtgggtgaacctctacatgatcacgggcatatatttgcatgaccctcccccttttaatggcccatttttcatgacccctcccttttctgagtctcaaaaagttgtgaccctccctctgtttccacccccctccccccctgctaatttctgacaagtccctaagcAAGGACTTTTTTCACATACAGGACAGAACAATCTGATCACTTAAATAACGGAAAAGATTCAACTATATGCATTTGTCTACTTCAAATTGACACCAACCAACTAGAAAAAGTCGTGCAAACTATTGAACTTGCGAGTCATCTTTCCTTGTTTCTGCGATAAAATTGGTACTTTTATATTGATTTCTTGGGTATTCCTTGGAGGACCGTGTTTTCAGTCGGCTAAGAAATTAACTGCTGCTTTTAAGCCCTGGggttatacatcttcgtaaggagTTTTAGGAGAGCTAATAAAGTAGAACGGAAGGGCTTAAGGCCAGGATAGAAACTGAAAAGCGCTTAAGAAAGAGCAATAGCAGTGTTGAtcaaaatacattttgtatTTACTCGGGTTTTTAAGTAAGCTTCAAAACAACAGACCACGTCGAATTCATTTTAATACATTTGAAGGGGGCATACATACCAGttggaggaggggggggggggtggcttaCAATCCGATGTAGGGTGTCTTATAAACTTTTAAGGCGGCAATTTACAGTATACTATTGATCAGTAGAAGTTGACAATGCACTATCTGTATTTTGCTGAGGAGAAGCTTTCTCTTCCTTAGCAGTCCGCACTGGTATACCACTGATTTTTAACAATTCCCTGAGGCCTTGGTTCTCTGCCTCAATGGAAGCCATTCGTTCTTGTTCTTGTTGAATAGCTTCATCATCGATGTTTATTGCCTGTGCCATAACTGCTGCCATTTCACAAATTTGCTCTGTTTTTGCCTGTAATTCCTAATCAAAGAAAGACATGTATTAAAGTCCAATAATTATTGTACCTTAACCACTCAAAAACAAcctgaaaatgtattttttttgggATTGAGTATTACATGTATTCTCTCCAAGAAAGATGAATTTAGGGTGCTAGCGGCTGGTTAAGGCACTTGCATTGTGTTTTGTAAACTAGGGAACATTTCTGGTAACTTGTCTCTCAATTTTGTTGGAATCATCATACAAGTTCCAAGAAACATTGCATAATGtatcaagtttcaagtttatttattattatataacaAATTTTTGGGGGCGGCCATGTGTGCACTGAGCTGTGCAGACCTGTTATCTGTGCTCTGATCTCAATTCAAGAATTCTTCTCTTATCGCCTAATCCTGAACCTAAATATTCTGAAAACCAATTCAGTATgacggtttttgtttttataggaTAATTGTGTTATTCATGTACTTGTCTTgcgccccaccccccccccccccaaccagCTTTCCAGCTATTTGCCCAGCAAACTATCCaacttttgtatttttgaacaaagaataaagttgttgttgttgttgttgttgtactaTTTACAATCAATCCGATTGACCTGCAGGTAGCTAAACTATAAATCAATGCAGGTCAGCCTCACAAGTTCTAAATATTACAGATTTCAATTTCcgagtttgaaaaaaaaaaaagattaacaAAGTAACAGTTTTGCAAAAACAGAGAGAAACGTATAAGTAATATGGTTCCACATTAAatctaaaaaggaaaactaattattaaaggaaaaaaaattaaataattatgaTGATAGGTACTAGAGATATATAGAGAGAAGTGTtgtaagttaattttttttgaagttggGCCAGCAGCATGTTTAATAATCCGATCATCTTTCAAACCTTAATCCTTTAAAACACCTTgtttgtgtagttccagaaaatatccatagtTGTCATAGACTCATGAATAAACTTCTGGTTATCTACCTGTTGCTGTATTACACAATATATTGTGGTATTCGCCACAATGTGGTCATTTTCTAAGCCTTCTTCTAACATGTTTCAACTGAAATGGAGAAATTAATGTCTACTTTTTGTTTAGCTTGAATTTAAATGGTTCTCATTTGTGTCGTGTACGGTATCACCTCCATGTTTTTCATTGACTTACTGTAAATTATTAACTAAGAAAGACCCATTACAAGGCAAAACTGAGGTAATCAGAAACTGAATTTGCATGAATAAAAGgattctttctctttttattgcagaaacaattaacttttgcacaaTAGTATAGTGCAACATTATTTTTGTCCTAAATCTCTTTTCCAGGGGGTGCCTACCCAAGTTGAAACATTACAGAAATTCCAGGGGGAGAGGGAGTCTGACAAGTACCCCCTGGAATGGAAATTCCAGGAGGTGGGGGTCTAAAGCAAGAGTACCCTctgtgggaggggagggggtaaTGGATATTTTCTAGTACTCCATATTTGGATTAAGCACACTGCTTGAttggaaaaattgaaaatggatattttctcaaaaaaagatgaaaataaggCCAAGCTAATTGAAGGGGTTCATGAATAGGGCGGGAtctttagcttttttttatagccaCCCCTACTTTTAGATCATTTAGATGATTTAGATCAAGCACCCCACCCTAAATTTAGTAAGGTTTTCtcagaaaaaattattaataaagtAAACCAAACAAAGACGAACAGCCATTTAGGCATCATCAATAAGCAGGCCATAAGCAAAGTATGATAATGCATGAAATATGTAAAACAAACCCAGACAAAAAGGACCATACCTTGTAATTATTTAACTTCATGCAGCTGGCATCTAGTCTGTTTGCTTTGATGAGTCCAAAAACCTATTAGAAATTAGATTAAGAAGGAATTACCGGTAAGTTAAAAATTGAGTATTCTATTTAATGCAAGGTTTTGTCCTAGCTGAAAGTTATATATTTTATCATAGGCTTAAGCACAAGCTGACACTGACCTGCTCTCTGTACTTAGCCATTATAAGCTCCAGTGCTGACTGGTATTCAGCTAGTGAGGTCTGCAGCTCAATGTTCTCTTGTTGTAGTTCCCTTATACGAGCATTCTCTTCCTGGCTTCCTAAAATAAGTGTACTGCGGGGTCTGTGGTGTGCTACGTCGTTAAGATCACTCACAACATCACgatactaaaataaaaaagaacaggTGCTTAAAGACTAGTATAAAAAGTGTACCAGTAGAGATACATGTCTTTTTTATAAACTCTTCTGACAGACTTCAGATTCTTTGAGCTACGAACGTTTCCATGGTCTCCAAGTAAAGTTAAAGAAGGTACATTTTACACCTTCAAAGACTAAGTATACATTTGTTGCGTTCTTCAGTATTGAGCATTCATTTTACACTGACTAagcttaaatttaaaatttaaattcgGCCTACGAATGTTCCAACATTCGATTGTTTATGCAACGGTAGAACCAAGGGCTGTGGCTAACGAAATGTTCTAGGGCAGAGGGATAACTTGTTAGTTTTGAAAGTTTTGGCGATAGATACATATATTTCAATATTTAGCAAGCTTAATTAATCCTTGATTATCTTTCATTCACTTTACCTGTTTCATTGCGTCCAATTTGAACTGTAGATTTTTCGCTTGGTCAATGAGTGTATCTGTAGAGCCACTGTGTTCACGAAGACGGGACGCCAAACGTTTAGCATCCAACAACAACTGGTCCATGTTTATTTCCGATGAAAGCTCACTGTTTGATGTCAATGTAAcaatccgccattttgttttcacagttCAACACAAGAAACCGCTGGCTCGTACGGCTGCTAACGACAGCAACTGTTATTGAAATATCTTTAAATCGCATTCCCGTAAATCGTAGTCAGGATGGCCGAGCGGTCTAAGGCGCTGCGTTCAGGTCGCAGTCTACTCTTGTaggcgtgggttcgaatcccacttCTGACACACTACTTTTTTTTCTACCTTtcccctttttcttttctttctcatgaaattttaaaaataattttaaaaaatagaaaacccACTCATTCAGGAAAGAGTGATTTGAAGTAGTTAACTTCAATTTAATTTCTAATTCCCAGGACTACCAGAGAAACAAATAAACTGGAGTTTGTACTCAGTACTGATATTATGATAAGCCTAACTAAACTTGTTTCAGAATGTATAAGTAACGTTATCTGTATAACAAGAGttgtttaacaaaaaaataataaataaaacaaaaagcgaaacaaagttaataaaataaagcCAGCTTTCTCTTTCATCAGGAGCCGATtttacccctttcatatactttgCAATCTCAAAGTCAAACTCTTCAATTTTGACTTGGGACTCtattattgggggggggggggggggggagggggggcggggttTTGGGGGGCTACTGAGGAGAATGATAGTGTTTTATTTTAACTGTTACCACATATAATGacctgcttgatcttgcttggctaaacaaGTTTTATATTGTTAGGTGAACgggcaaatttctgccagcaggttcttaaaccaCTACTAGGTTCCTCGCgccgggtttttactgtaatgtACCCCTtcaagtgaagtgaagtgaggTGAAGTCAGTGGGTCAGTGAGGCGAGTAGCGaaaaaccgcatttttcaccaattcctcttctttggaCTGATTTTAGGTCAATTAGCATAAGAATGGCTAAAAACGAGTTTTGCAAGGAAAGAGGCATATTTTCCGACTAACCTGACgaaattaaacagcttttttgcttttcacgcatacgcaaaagccaaaatttggacttgttgttgtttttttcttcgatctttctctctcgctctctttgtttctttattgGCGGTTTTATTGCCCAATTTTTGGTCTTTCCtttgcatggaattgtggctgaCTAACTTTTTAAGAAAGGGACAAATTTAGTAGTATGTAAACagcgaaattggcagtggatttttctccaaaatgttacctttttttgtgagtgtaactctgtcaggattgcagtgccggatccagaccttgagataagggggggggggggggggagctccCCGGGcacctcccctggatccgctacTGGATTGGTCAGAATATCAAAAACGAGGTATCGCTGGAAAGATCTATCTCTGCTGACGTTGTTGCTTACCAATTTATTAACTTAAACTGAAATCTAAATGGGTTCAAGGAGAAATGTACACATCGTTCCATATGGGTCGTATACGTCCTTAGCCGTCCGAAAAgggttaaataaaaaattatgtaaataAAGGATTGTAAGAAGTGAATAAAAGTGGGGATTCGAATTACATATCTTCATAGGAATCACAATTTCTTTAAGATTAAGACGATTAAGGGAGCTACCTTGTGTTACCTGGATATATCAATAAGAAAAACTCATGGCTAAAAAGAAGTCTAAGAGTTGCTAAAAACGGAAATCGATGTAGCTTCTTTTATTGATGTGGGTACATTATCAAAAAGAACCTCACCTAAGTAAGCTTATCTAAATGTGTTTTTTCCTAGTGTTAACTTAGGGTTTGGTAGATAAATATCGTTCCTTTGTCTTGTCTCGTTCGTGTCACATTTGATTGCAAATAGATCTTGTTATTGGGCTGCCCGTGAGGGCAACGCCCAATCAAGAAATAACTTCCATCTATGTcgaaaaaagataaaatggcGGACGGAACTTCCAGAAGGCTTTGCGTGTCCCATTCCCCCTTCAATGGGGACGATTTTTGCGGGGAGGGGACGGGTTATTTCAGTTTGTCTGGCGAACATATTTGCAAGTCGATTTGGAACGAACACAAAATTATTGCATGGGGTTATTGGCCCTATATCTACGCAGAACTATTATCTAAATACACTGTACAGTATCCGAAGAAAACCAATGAAGAACCAATGCCCTTCCCACGGTCCCCACGGAAAAAGCTTCAACTTGTTGCAGTTTTCTCCCTATGAGTAAAAAGTCTTTCCTTAGAAGAAAGGAATATACCATTTGTAGATCGCCTCGTCAAAAAGAAACATATTTACTTGTACATTCAGAAGGGTTAAAAATCGGATATCCCTGGGAAAGAAAACTGGAGCTTAATTTGCTTTACGAGTTTTAAttaagaaatagaaaattactGTTATTTGACAGTCAGTCTAAGAAAAGAAGTTGACCCTATCACGCAGTTTGTTAGCGTAGAAGGGCAATCATTTTTAGAATTTCCGGCTAGATCAAATCAGAGTCACGTtataatggggggggggggggggggggggcagaggGATTGGGGAAAGGAGGTGCATTGTGAAAATACACAGTATACCCATGGCTACTTATATATTTTCCATTGAATTAAATTAGGATGACCGTTGCATATAAATTTCCATGTTAATTCACAGgatccagaggagatgtgtttgtcgttagaacatcaaaacccgtcgaaaacctccgaaaaaatgggttattttgatcgcgttacagtttcgttacacattctatagaccgcaaaccaagagactcagggctcgcaagatcggcttacagtataaaatacttttactcggcacttcgtACCTCAGTCGCCCTTCGGTcacccttcgggcgacgtgccgtgcgccagcgaggatatggcttgcggtcatcgattttcaaaagtcgatctgggtcagataagaagcgaagaaatcgtttacagtagattcataaagatcccattgggctaattaatcgtgctaagcgacactggtatagacatttttcaaggtgagactttaaataagtaattcatttattcacacgaaactcctctggaccctgtggttAATTATTGAAATATTACTCTTCAGATTTGAAATGTTCGTCCCAATTAAACGTTCCATTATTTCATCCACttgacgaaaaaatggatttgcacaaattttctcctttcaaatATGTCGCAAATATGTGAAAACTGAGGAATAAATATGGGGCAATGATGGTAAATGCCACGTTCGCATATTAAAAAACAGGGGGTTTATTGTAATGGCGCAATTTTTATGTACGTTTTCAGTTGCACGTGATTTATTCCTTCATGTATTCAGCTGTGTGTATGCAACTGAACAATATGCGTTGTGAATGTATATGAGTTCTTAAGGTTTTATGTTCGCGCGTTTTTGACTGTGAAGAGTTTTGAACATCATACTCATATTacctttttcctttctctcaaggcacatttaatatttattacacAAGGGACGTTTATTAAGATAAAACATGTCTTAGCAGCATATTATAGACACCTATAGATTATTAACTTATAACATCACCAAGAGACTGAGCTGATTGCCTTGGGATGGTCTCGTACCTTGTTTgtataataatactaaaacaCTGAATTTCTTGTTTGTTGGTTCCCTTAAAGAAATTTGCAATTTCAAAATGTTAAAAGATTTCTAAATAAACATGATATGTTATGCTCTCAGACACAGATGCGTTTAACTTTGTGGATTTATAAGAATTCTTTTTCATACATCTTTAATCGCTCACCACGCAAAGACAAGCAATGAATTAAAACAGCAAGTAACGTTCCGTAGTTCATTTTTCTTCGTCTTAAAACAGTGTAATTGTCGGCTGCCCTGACAAAAACAAACCTCAAACTACACCACCGGCGCCGGTCGAACTACACCTAAAGGCGATTGCAGACTTGTTGTGCATATACTAAACTACAACCTGTTCTTATTATTACAAAGCTTTCCACCTTTCGATCAAAATGTTCATAAGACTTTAATAGCAACAACAAGTtgcctttttaaaaagctaagatATTAACAATAGAAGGAAACCCTTATACCTCAGCTACCACATTAATTATGTAGTTTATATACgctgtagttaatttttatttttccgttGTTTTTGGGTACGGTAAGGTAtgataatgaatttaaaacaaaggaaaaaaaataactgaaataaaaaactaaCTGCAACATATTATGTCAAAGAACAGAAGATTTGCCTTATTGTGTCTTTAACAGCCTGTCTTACTTCTTTGATTTTCCAGCAATAAAGAAATGGGTTTAATGACGagtttaggaaaacaaaactaaatgaaaaagtCTTGGTAAGATAAACTGATGAAGATAACTTGACGCTTTTCAGATCAGTTAAGGCCTCTATTATGACAAATGGTAGATAACAAATTAATAATGTAACCTGCACCaacagtgcactgtacactgcctttctgtatcgagctatgttcagtGGAATTGCTTGCCTCGGTTGTTCTTGAGCCACAGTGACTTGAATTTGGTAATGACGGAGCATGAAGAAGATTTTCATGTAAGAGAAAATTATGATAgtcaaacaaaaagacaaatttatgaaaagaagcAATGAAAATAACAGTTCATTCCAAATGTAGCTTGTTGTGACGACAATGGACAAAACCGACATAGCGATTACAGTTATATAGACACTtctcaaagttacaacttgtctgtatctgaggcCCAACCacaaggcgagaagtctgtccacgcttattgcagtcaatACTAACAAAGACACCGAACACAAAATATGACTGGCGATAAAGAGCGCAACGTTAACATTATAGCAAAGATCCCATCTTTTACTCTTCACCGACATCAAGTAAACAACATACAGAGGCTCGACAATGATTCCCACCaagagatcagttatcgctaggcTGCGTAGCAGGAGTTTGGAGGGCGGATGAAGTGACGATTCTTTATGTagagcaactaggatcagagtgttccccagaaaaGCTGTAATGGACAGAAAAGTATTTAGCACTAAAAGGACGATTAGTTCGTCGTGAACTCTGGCAGTGACATCTGCGACATTTGCTGAACAGTACAAATTTCTGATCGTTTTTTCAAGGGTTGGCACTGCCATCTTTCTTCACTGATGTTGAGCGGTACGTGCAAGTGATTATAAGATTTATGTTTATATTGTCTCTTCTTATAAGGGGATCATCGTGCTACAATCACTTATCTCTCGGCGTAGTCAATCGAACGAAACCGAACCAAAAACTCGATTGAAcccaatcgaacccaatcggtCGAACCTTGTTTGATTGGTTTGGTGGAACTTTTCGGCGAGTTTGATTAATCGAACTCGTgtgttcgattaccgaactcaatcgaaccaATCGAATTCAATCGACGAGAttagttcgattttgttcggcAGAAAGACAAAACGCATCCATTTGAATCGGAAACATCTCCCTATAGTAGGTATTTGAAGCAGCTAATTgcttgaaaacaaaatattacaATTAACCCGGAAgtaactaaaatctttattggTTAAGTGATTTAAAATCGATAAATTTACTGGGAAACATGCAAGCTCAGGCACCAGTTCACGTTGCAAATGTCCAAGTTCACCGCAGCCATCGTAAGTTACCTTGAGAGCTGGATCTCCCCTTTGTTTGAAACCAGATGAAACTGGtgttatgtttgatttttgcATGCATTGTTCGATTTTGTTCTATTGCTTAAGGGTTCGATTTTCGAACGTTCGATTGTGTTCGATGAGCAAAGGTTTTGGGTAAGTTCGATTAAGTTCGAATACCGAACCCAGTCGGAGTCAAACGAACCATCGaagttcgattgggttcgatttcCGAACGTTCGATTGATGACGCCGGGCTTATCTTCATGATCAGTCAAAAATTAGCATGCCAAGGCTTTCATATAATTAACTTcctttgcttttattttacgTTTGACATGGGTCTTAATTACCCTTCCGGTGTACTCACTTCGGTGATTTATGAGTCAAGTCCCTTGCGtcgataaaataatattgaaccTGAAGATCACGGGATATTGGCTGGCAACAAATTTCCCCTACTCGGAATGCTAATTACCTCCGACAGTGATTAATGATTTCAGCTTTCCTCTTTcaatataataaaatttaatttgacggtgagaaaaaaaagggaaaataaaaacctAACGAAACGAGTTGAACAAAGTTGTGTATTGTACATGGATTGTATTTTGTCGTTGATAATGTTCAGAGTAATGAATCAAATCAACATTAAACTAATCTGTCAATGGAAAATGATCTTTTATGCATCAGGAAGGAAATATTTACTCGGTTTAGTGGTTTTTTCTTTCCATAGAACGTTTTCATGTGACGACTCGGCGGCCACGGCCCGGCAATCTCATGATCAATTGGCCAATCCGATCCCCGTACCGTTGTTAAAAGTAGCTTACTTCCTTCCttgttgataattttttaattgCGTTTCTGTAGATTGATTTCAGGATTTGTGTCCTAATTGCTACAGGAGTAGTTTTGGGTAAAACATCTCAGCGCCTAGAGAGACGCCTTGCAAGTTTTGATTTTGAGATTAATTGAAGTATGAAGAAAGCTTTTGTTAGTTTTACGACAGAAAATGGAATGGTTATAGCAGAGGCTTGAACTCCCATGCACAACCGCCCCTTGGATTTGATGCCAAATAAAGCCTTCGTTCCCGCGGGCTGGGAGAGATAACCTGAGACTTTAGAACAACGTACTGGCAAGCTAGGAGAGTGTTTTCGAAACTTTGGTCTAGGAAAAATATTTAACATGTAGCCTTCTTTCTGAAAGCCAGCTCGATGATTTAAGAATGAAGATTATTTACAGttcagtcaactctcgcctggcggacaccccgataatacagACAGTAGCTAAATCCCcggcaaaaacaaattacagtcaACTGCCTTTATAAGAGCACCACGGTCCTCGAGTTAGGGTCCTCACTAGTGAGAGTCCGTAGACACTCAACTCTCACCTTGCGGACGCCCCGCTATAAGGGACGCCCCGATAATACCGTCTGCAGCTAATATAAATCCCGGGCAAGAATAcattacagatgtttgactgaaataaactcccgctattacggactctcgctagtAAGGACACTAACTGCCGAGGTCCCTAAGTGTCGGCAATAAAGGGAGCG from Porites lutea chromosome 6, jaPorLute2.1, whole genome shotgun sequence includes the following:
- the LOC140940614 gene encoding FGFR1 oncogene partner 2 homolog is translated as MDQLLLDAKRLASRLREHSGSTDTLIDQAKNLQFKLDAMKQYRDVVSDLNDVAHHRPRSTLILGSQEENARIRELQQENIELQTSLAEYQSALELIMAKYREQVFGLIKANRLDASCMKLNNYKELQAKTEQICEMAAVMAQAINIDDEAIQQEQERMASIEAENQGLRELLKISGIPVRTAKEEKASPQQNTDSALSTSTDQ
- the LOC140941699 gene encoding melanocyte-stimulating hormone receptor-like, coding for MAVPTLEKTIRNLYCSANVADVTARVHDELIVLLVLNTFLSITAFLGNTLILVALHKESSLHPPSKLLLRSLAITDLLVGIIVEPLYVVYLMSVKSKRWDLCYNVNVALFIASHILCSVSLLVLTAISVDRLLALWLGLRYRQVVTLRSVYITVIAMSVLSIVVTTSYIWNELLFSLLLFINLSFCLTIIIFSYMKIFFMLRHYQIQVTVAQEQPRQAIPLNIARYRKAVYSALLVQVTLLICYLPFVIIEALTDLKSVKLSSSVYLTKTFSFSFVFLNSSLNPFLYCWKIKEVRQAVKDTIRQIFCSLT